In a genomic window of Thalassotalea piscium:
- a CDS encoding helix-turn-helix domain-containing protein, whose amino-acid sequence MLIIFENNKDSRLYFLVRNALREAPAQHPSFQEARDQFERDYLATILKTTAGNVSQAAKIAQRNRTEFYKLLNKHHLNAEAFREG is encoded by the coding sequence GTGCTAATTATTTTTGAAAATAACAAGGACAGTCGCTTATATTTTTTAGTTAGAAATGCACTACGCGAAGCCCCCGCTCAACACCCTTCTTTTCAAGAAGCACGTGATCAATTCGAGCGTGACTACTTGGCAACTATCTTAAAAACAACCGCAGGCAATGTGTCGCAAGCCGCCAAAATTGCCCAAAGAAACCGAACAGAGTTTTACAAACTATTGAATAAACATCATTTAAATGCAGAAGCATTTCGGGAAGGTTAG
- the tnpC gene encoding IS66 family transposase, with product MNTKTKLHQRIAQLERLLAEKDARLLFLEEQFRLAQQKQFGKSGEGFAGQGELFNEAEEIAVLAETEQQDISYRRNKPKRKPLPKDLPREVVVHDISDAEKVCVCCHAQLHKIGEDITEKLDFIPAQVKVIEHVRPKYACRECEKTGTSNPIKQALMPVSPIPKGIATASLLSQLITSKYQYGLPLYRQESLFKQYGIALSRQTMSDWMLKSAALFPPLIKRLKEELRKQAVIHADETTVNVIKSDKIKSYMWLYCTGTDSPMPTSSIPNIILYDYHDSRAGRCVVDYLDGYSGYLQVDGYQAYHQTQATLVGCWAHARRKFIEAKQAQPKGKSGKADVALSYIQKLYGIESRFKNTTPEETYEARQTQAKPILDKLHGWFTQQNVLPKNKLGEAITYLSNQWPKLVGYLEDGRLSIDNNRAERAIKSFVIGRKNWLFSQTANGADASAALYSIIETAKANGLVPFDYVKQCLEELCKPHPDIDAILPWNIKR from the coding sequence ATGAATACCAAGACTAAACTTCACCAACGTATTGCTCAGTTAGAGCGGTTATTAGCAGAAAAAGACGCACGTTTACTGTTCCTTGAAGAGCAGTTTCGCCTAGCGCAGCAAAAACAATTCGGTAAAAGTGGTGAAGGCTTTGCAGGTCAAGGGGAATTGTTCAACGAGGCGGAAGAAATCGCTGTGCTTGCTGAAACTGAGCAACAAGACATCAGCTATCGCCGTAATAAACCAAAGCGTAAACCCTTACCGAAAGACTTACCACGGGAAGTGGTGGTGCATGATATTAGCGACGCTGAGAAAGTGTGCGTTTGTTGTCATGCTCAATTACATAAAATCGGTGAAGACATCACTGAAAAACTAGACTTCATCCCGGCACAAGTCAAAGTTATTGAACATGTTCGCCCTAAATACGCGTGTCGTGAATGCGAAAAAACAGGCACTAGCAACCCGATTAAACAAGCGTTGATGCCAGTAAGTCCTATCCCTAAAGGCATTGCTACTGCAAGTTTACTGAGTCAACTCATTACCAGTAAATATCAATATGGTTTGCCTCTTTATCGCCAAGAATCATTATTCAAACAATACGGTATCGCGCTCAGTCGCCAAACAATGAGTGATTGGATGCTCAAATCAGCAGCGTTATTTCCCCCGCTCATCAAACGGCTTAAGGAAGAATTACGAAAACAAGCAGTGATACATGCCGATGAGACTACGGTCAATGTCATCAAGTCTGACAAAATAAAAAGTTACATGTGGTTGTATTGCACGGGCACGGATTCCCCCATGCCCACTAGTTCAATCCCAAATATTATCTTATACGATTATCATGATAGCCGTGCAGGTCGCTGCGTGGTTGATTATCTCGACGGCTATTCGGGCTACCTTCAAGTTGATGGTTATCAAGCCTATCATCAAACCCAAGCAACCTTAGTGGGTTGTTGGGCACATGCGCGGCGTAAATTCATTGAAGCCAAACAAGCACAACCCAAAGGAAAAAGTGGTAAAGCTGATGTGGCGCTAAGTTATATTCAAAAATTGTACGGTATTGAATCGCGTTTTAAAAATACAACTCCAGAAGAGACTTACGAGGCTCGCCAAACTCAAGCCAAACCGATACTAGATAAATTACACGGTTGGTTTACTCAACAAAATGTGTTGCCCAAAAACAAATTAGGTGAAGCTATCACGTATCTGAGTAATCAGTGGCCAAAATTGGTGGGTTACCTCGAAGACGGTCGCTTGAGCATCGACAATAATCGTGCAGAGCGGGCAATAAAGTCCTTCGTTATCGGACGTAAAAATTGGTTGTTTAGCCAAACCGCTAACGGTGCCGATGCGAGTGCTGCACTGTATAGTATTATCGAAACCGCTAAAGCTAATGGCTTAGTTCCATTTGATTATGTCAAGCAATGTCTTGAAGAGTTATGTAAACCACACCCTGATATTGACGCAATATTGCCGTGGAACATCAAGCGTTAG
- the tnpB gene encoding IS66 family insertion sequence element accessory protein TnpB (TnpB, as the term is used for proteins encoded by IS66 family insertion elements, is considered an accessory protein, since TnpC, encoded by a neighboring gene, is a DDE family transposase.), which translates to MKMFVDVPDVYLHRQFVDFRKSINGLSALLDSELQLPVLSGALFVFCNKGRDKLKILYWDQTGFALWYKRLERDKFKWPTRLTESTMELTEQQLHWLLSGFDVVGHQAMSLDNLSL; encoded by the coding sequence ATGAAGATGTTTGTTGATGTGCCTGATGTCTATTTACACCGCCAGTTTGTCGACTTTCGCAAATCCATTAATGGTTTATCGGCTTTGCTCGATAGTGAGCTGCAATTACCCGTGCTCTCTGGGGCTTTGTTTGTGTTTTGTAATAAAGGTCGCGATAAATTAAAAATTTTGTATTGGGATCAGACGGGTTTTGCGCTGTGGTATAAACGCCTTGAGCGAGATAAATTTAAGTGGCCAACAAGGTTAACTGAATCGACCATGGAGCTCACCGAGCAGCAATTACATTGGCTGTTATCTGGCTTTGATGTGGTGGGCCATCAAGCGATGAGCCTCGATAATTTGTCCTTATAA
- the tnpA gene encoding IS66 family insertion sequence element accessory protein TnpA gives MTRRTLDDWTKLIEQQAQSGLSILAFCRQHLIPTSNFYKYRHKIEHLNQTSGFVKAKVATKVTTQPADATIHIVFGDTRLTLPHHCEPTWLAELIKALHA, from the coding sequence ATGACCCGAAGAACGTTAGATGATTGGACGAAACTTATTGAACAACAAGCCCAAAGTGGCTTATCTATTCTTGCTTTTTGTAGGCAACACCTGATACCTACGTCAAATTTTTATAAATACCGACATAAAATTGAACACCTCAATCAAACATCGGGTTTTGTAAAAGCTAAGGTAGCAACAAAGGTAACAACTCAACCTGCCGATGCAACAATACACATAGTCTTTGGCGACACAAGGTTAACGCTACCTCATCATTGCGAACCAACATGGTTAGCTGAACTTATTAAAGCGTTACACGCATGA
- a CDS encoding rhodanese-related sulfurtransferase, whose protein sequence is MKQVTVCALYKFVRLEDFEKIKDPLLNHMLTNDVKGTLLIANEGINGTIAGSASGIESVLAFLQKDERLAEVSYKLSYHQENPFQRTKVKLKKEIVTMGVEGIDPNQVVGTYVKPSEWNELISDPEVLLVDTRNDYEIEIGTFKNAINPNTESFREFPDYVKNNLDKNKHKKVAMYCTGGIRCEKSTAYLKEQGFEEVYHLEGGILKYLEEVPQSNTMWEGECFVFDGRVAVNHNLEQGEYDQCFACRYPITEAEKQSEHYIKGVSCPKCHDKMTAEQKARFAERERQIELAKQRGDIHIGGEVKEIIEQRRIEKKQNKVVEK, encoded by the coding sequence ATGAAACAAGTTACCGTATGTGCACTTTATAAATTTGTGCGTTTAGAAGATTTTGAAAAAATTAAAGACCCTTTACTCAATCACATGTTAACGAATGATGTCAAAGGCACTTTGTTAATTGCTAACGAAGGCATTAACGGCACAATTGCTGGTTCGGCTTCAGGTATAGAGTCAGTGTTAGCGTTTTTACAAAAAGATGAACGTCTTGCTGAAGTGTCTTATAAACTCTCTTACCACCAAGAAAACCCTTTCCAACGCACAAAAGTTAAATTGAAAAAAGAAATTGTTACAATGGGGGTTGAAGGTATCGATCCTAATCAAGTAGTAGGCACTTATGTAAAACCGAGTGAGTGGAACGAGTTAATTTCTGATCCTGAAGTACTGCTAGTAGATACACGAAACGATTACGAAATTGAAATTGGTACCTTTAAAAATGCAATTAATCCTAATACCGAAAGCTTTCGTGAGTTTCCTGATTACGTTAAAAATAATCTTGATAAAAATAAACATAAAAAAGTGGCCATGTATTGTACTGGTGGGATCCGCTGCGAAAAATCAACAGCTTACCTAAAAGAACAAGGCTTCGAGGAAGTTTACCACCTTGAAGGCGGTATTTTAAAATACTTAGAAGAAGTACCACAAAGCAATACAATGTGGGAAGGTGAATGCTTTGTTTTTGATGGCCGTGTAGCGGTAAATCATAATTTAGAGCAAGGTGAGTATGATCAATGCTTTGCGTGTCGTTACCCGATTACCGAAGCAGAAAAGCAAAGCGAGCATTATATAAAAGGGGTAAGCTGTCCTAAATGTCACGACAAAATGACCGCCGAGCAAAAAGCACGTTTCGCCGAGCGAGAGCGTCAAATCGAACTTGCTAAACAACGTGGCGATATTCATATTGGCGGCGAAGTTAAAGAGATAATTGAACAACGCCGAATTGAGAAAAAGCAGAATAAAGTAGTTGAAAAATAA
- a CDS encoding PEP-CTERM sorting domain-containing protein (PEP-CTERM proteins occur, often in large numbers, in the proteomes of bacteria that also encode an exosortase, a predicted intramembrane cysteine proteinase. The presence of a PEP-CTERM domain at a protein's C-terminus predicts cleavage within the sorting domain, followed by covalent anchoring to some some component of the (usually Gram-negative) cell surface. Many PEP-CTERM proteins exhibit an unusual sequence composition that includes large numbers of potential glycosylation sites. Expression of one such protein has been shown restore the ability of a bacterium to form floc, a type of biofilm.): MKVTTAILLLIITLIYVAPVSAGVIFNNNGLSGGSRWDASERVVFGAGERSLASGLRYSLQGGSYEAYRDFFTWNELPSVNAFTYTVKSAFNVWTSVDPISGLGTDLRFVEDFDTPVQGANYLNGGGINRAGAEIDLLAKNDAYFWNPGNSNLQGETWFSAIGSSVDLTSGTKNYDGSTAIVGADLTLNSNANAVYNLDIFFRLLTHEIGHALGFGDVDVYSANFIDDNYDGSAGSLTNSWASAVNVFNPAASPLSIYNVGNTPQKSGVDILMESYGLGISSMNPANNPNPLSNDDYGIRQFLYPYISVPEPSSVLLLLLSLALIPITRKTHFSNKSYT, encoded by the coding sequence ATGAAAGTAACTACTGCTATCTTATTACTGATTATCACTCTGATTTATGTCGCTCCCGTTAGCGCAGGCGTTATTTTTAATAATAACGGTTTATCTGGGGGCTCTCGATGGGATGCAAGTGAACGCGTAGTTTTTGGCGCAGGTGAGCGCTCTCTCGCTAGTGGACTTCGTTATTCATTACAAGGTGGTTCTTATGAAGCTTATCGCGACTTTTTTACTTGGAACGAATTACCTTCAGTCAATGCTTTTACCTATACCGTTAAGAGTGCGTTTAATGTATGGACTAGTGTTGATCCCATTTCAGGGTTAGGCACTGATTTACGCTTTGTTGAAGATTTTGATACGCCTGTTCAAGGGGCAAATTATTTAAACGGGGGAGGAATTAATCGTGCAGGTGCAGAAATTGATTTATTAGCAAAAAACGACGCTTATTTCTGGAATCCTGGTAACTCAAACTTACAAGGCGAAACATGGTTTAGCGCCATAGGTAGTAGTGTTGATTTAACATCTGGCACTAAAAACTATGATGGTTCTACTGCTATTGTGGGTGCAGATCTTACTCTTAATAGTAACGCTAATGCTGTTTATAATTTAGATATTTTTTTTCGTTTATTAACTCATGAAATTGGTCATGCACTGGGCTTTGGTGATGTAGATGTGTATAGCGCTAACTTTATTGACGATAATTACGACGGCAGTGCTGGCTCTTTAACTAACTCTTGGGCTTCAGCGGTTAATGTATTTAACCCTGCGGCATCTCCACTTAGCATTTACAATGTGGGTAATACTCCTCAAAAGTCTGGCGTTGATATTTTAATGGAGTCGTACGGATTAGGTATTTCTTCAATGAACCCTGCTAATAATCCGAACCCATTATCAAATGACGATTATGGTATTCGTCAATTTTTATACCCTTATATTTCGGTACCTGAGCCAAGTTCCGTACTATTGTTATTACTGTCGTTAGCTTTAATACCCATTACCAGAAAAACGCATTTTAGTAATAAAAGTTATACCTAA
- a CDS encoding DUF748 domain-containing protein, with amino-acid sequence MINTCLKTLKYFVIFIFVTLILIWLLSPQIAKHYIQQQLTPQALTLAGQSHVRYNPFLSKINVENFVISKNKDIVLAIRKLELGVSLYQLLFDRVYIKQFDLNGLFIKVRKDGKFEEVAGFSLASKATKTANEQASPINYELIIPLLSIKNAKIGYENNDKKLDFIASYLSTKNIVADSKKQSGQFQLNAKIAQGKINISGDINKVADQGTIETNIEMSRFDLSLLSPWLPHNSQIASGLIDINGQQKTNLFGGKIEVMLNNSQVRLEQLALVHNNIAASIDKQVFYAKELALKINNDKTLSVNGSGTYTLDHLAVNNNENKQLLLTSVRKILLPTITIETTGFSPTLTLPSVLINKLIVSDDLTTELPPILRIDQTKFSAVKASKLNTEIDTLTFGGLAIDTYINATKEIENLLPLQLFIASNNATDANKHISNNPSIPNTNVSNSTTSPATSDYQFILNQLSVSDPATINLVDASIKPFYQRKYTIDKFELGPINNHLPHQETTLSIAGQSNKYENFNLTSVNQFFAKKPKYSVKGNINEIDLTDVSPYVSSALKHEIKSGQLNLTIDTQIDNDELSGNTDLLIRHIEFDTQIASAPGVVNTTASMPLNVALDLLKDSDGNVDLSIPISGDINAPEFGLINITTFLVKKASMMAAKDYLMKTFVPYANVVSIAMSAADAILKVRFNDLFFVPKQIQTSVTEDTFVAQFAQLLIDKPDTHVTICPIAVPEDINLKNGTAVIEPEQIEQLNAVSLQRFNSFKTLMIKQHNIPSSRIILCTPSIDTSNNAKPRLSFST; translated from the coding sequence ATGATTAATACTTGCCTAAAAACACTTAAATACTTTGTTATTTTTATTTTTGTTACGCTTATTTTAATTTGGTTGTTATCTCCGCAAATTGCAAAGCACTATATACAGCAGCAACTTACCCCACAAGCACTTACTTTAGCTGGGCAAAGCCATGTACGTTACAATCCATTTTTATCAAAAATTAATGTTGAAAACTTTGTTATTAGTAAAAATAAAGACATTGTTTTAGCTATTAGAAAGCTTGAGTTGGGAGTTAGTCTTTATCAACTGTTATTTGATCGGGTTTATATTAAACAATTCGATCTTAATGGGTTATTTATTAAAGTACGTAAAGACGGTAAATTTGAAGAAGTGGCTGGCTTCTCATTAGCTAGCAAAGCTACAAAAACAGCCAACGAACAAGCCTCACCAATAAACTATGAACTTATAATACCTTTGCTTAGTATTAAAAATGCAAAAATTGGTTATGAAAACAATGATAAAAAGCTCGACTTTATAGCCAGCTATTTAAGTACAAAAAATATTGTAGCTGACAGCAAAAAGCAGTCAGGTCAATTTCAATTAAATGCAAAAATAGCACAGGGTAAAATAAATATATCGGGTGATATTAATAAGGTTGCCGATCAGGGAACGATTGAAACTAACATTGAAATGAGTCGTTTTGACCTATCATTACTATCACCTTGGCTCCCCCACAATAGCCAAATAGCGTCTGGCTTAATCGATATTAACGGCCAACAAAAAACTAATCTGTTTGGTGGCAAAATTGAGGTAATGTTAAACAACTCACAAGTACGTTTAGAGCAATTAGCGCTTGTTCATAACAACATTGCAGCGTCAATTGACAAACAAGTGTTCTACGCAAAGGAGCTAGCACTTAAGATCAACAACGACAAAACGCTTTCAGTGAATGGAAGTGGTACATACACACTTGACCACTTGGCAGTAAATAACAACGAAAACAAGCAATTATTACTTACTAGTGTGCGAAAAATATTATTACCAACCATAACGATCGAAACCACAGGTTTTTCTCCAACGTTAACGCTACCTTCAGTATTAATTAACAAATTAATAGTATCTGATGACCTTACTACTGAATTACCCCCTATATTACGCATTGACCAAACCAAATTCTCCGCAGTTAAAGCAAGTAAATTAAACACTGAAATAGATACATTAACCTTTGGTGGTTTAGCTATAGATACATATATTAACGCGACAAAAGAAATTGAGAACTTACTCCCTCTTCAATTATTTATTGCCAGTAACAATGCAACAGATGCTAATAAGCACATTAGCAATAACCCATCTATACCTAATACAAACGTTAGTAACAGTACAACAAGCCCAGCGACTAGCGACTATCAGTTTATTCTTAACCAGTTAAGTGTTAGCGATCCGGCAACCATTAATTTAGTTGATGCTAGCATAAAGCCTTTTTATCAGCGTAAATACACTATCGATAAGTTTGAACTTGGCCCAATTAATAATCACCTACCTCACCAAGAAACAACGCTATCTATTGCTGGGCAAAGTAATAAGTATGAAAACTTTAACCTAACCAGTGTTAATCAATTTTTTGCTAAAAAGCCAAAGTATAGTGTGAAGGGAAATATTAATGAGATAGATTTAACCGATGTTTCACCTTATGTTAGCAGTGCGCTCAAGCATGAAATAAAAAGTGGTCAACTTAATTTAACTATTGATACCCAAATCGACAATGATGAATTATCAGGTAATACCGATCTACTAATTCGCCACATAGAATTTGATACACAAATTGCATCCGCACCAGGAGTTGTAAATACAACGGCTAGTATGCCTTTGAATGTGGCACTTGATTTACTTAAAGATAGCGATGGTAATGTTGACTTATCAATCCCCATTTCGGGCGATATTAATGCGCCTGAATTTGGATTAATTAACATAACCACTTTTTTAGTAAAAAAAGCATCAATGATGGCCGCAAAAGATTATTTAATGAAGACTTTCGTGCCTTATGCCAATGTGGTTTCTATTGCGATGAGCGCCGCAGACGCTATATTAAAAGTACGATTTAATGACTTGTTTTTTGTACCTAAGCAAATTCAAACTTCAGTAACAGAGGATACTTTTGTAGCACAATTTGCACAGCTTTTAATTGATAAGCCCGACACTCACGTTACTATTTGCCCAATAGCTGTACCTGAAGATATTAATTTAAAAAATGGTACTGCCGTTATAGAGCCTGAGCAAATAGAGCAACTTAACGCGGTTTCATTACAGCGGTTTAATAGCTTTAAAACGCTTATGATTAAACAACATAATATACCAAGCTCACGCATAATTTTATGCACACCTAGTATTGATACTAGTAATAATGCAAAGCCAAGACTGAGCTTTTCAACCTAA
- a CDS encoding Tll0287-like domain-containing protein has protein sequence MKQNHLLYSAFITLLLPFGGAHATNLPSETELKAEAITIVKQFGGTLKPKLQQGIKQGGFEHAIKVCAIEAPKIAKELSNQTGWTVKRVSLKPRNSSAAPDEFERKVLESFNTQLAAGASISTLHYAETVGDEYRFMKPQPVEAVCLGCHGKAISEGVKTLITEHYPEDTATGYSLGEIRGAFSLVKKL, from the coding sequence ATGAAACAGAACCACTTATTATATTCAGCATTTATTACATTATTGTTGCCGTTTGGCGGCGCTCATGCCACTAACTTACCTAGTGAGACAGAATTAAAAGCTGAAGCTATTACTATAGTTAAACAGTTTGGTGGAACACTAAAGCCAAAACTGCAGCAAGGTATTAAACAAGGTGGCTTTGAACATGCTATTAAAGTGTGTGCGATTGAAGCGCCTAAAATAGCTAAAGAGCTAAGTAATCAAACAGGGTGGACAGTTAAACGAGTAAGTTTAAAACCAAGAAATAGCAGTGCAGCCCCTGATGAATTTGAACGAAAAGTGCTTGAAAGCTTTAATACTCAACTAGCGGCGGGTGCTTCAATATCAACTCTTCATTATGCTGAAACGGTGGGTGATGAGTATCGGTTTATGAAGCCACAACCCGTTGAAGCTGTTTGCTTAGGGTGCCATGGCAAGGCAATATCGGAAGGTGTAAAAACGTTGATCACCGAACATTATCCAGAAGACACTGCGACTGGTTATTCGCTCGGTGAGATACGAGGAGCATTTAGTTTAGTTAAAAAGCTATAA
- a CDS encoding SRPBCC domain-containing protein, with protein MNIEIVSEINASIENVWTAWNNPSDIVQWNFASNDWTCSSASNELVIGGKFNYRMQANTALWGLTLKVFIPLFCTMQKLNMN; from the coding sequence ATGAATATTGAAATAGTGAGTGAGATAAATGCATCAATAGAAAATGTCTGGACAGCTTGGAACAACCCAAGTGATATTGTGCAATGGAATTTTGCTTCTAACGATTGGACTTGTTCTAGCGCAAGTAATGAGCTTGTTATTGGTGGTAAGTTTAACTACAGAATGCAAGCAAATACAGCTCTATGGGGTTTGACTTTGAAGGTGTTTATACCTCTGTTTTGCACCATGCAGAAATTGAATATGAATTAG
- a CDS encoding PspC domain-containing protein yields MGLYKIVIQGVKVELNNKPKVLTRSKHGLVSGTLRGLAQYYNLNLNGLQFVFLIMAFFGVGIILYFVLWISIPSYSKRDFLLTELANKER; encoded by the coding sequence GTGGGGCTATACAAGATTGTTATACAAGGAGTAAAAGTGGAATTAAATAACAAACCCAAGGTGTTAACAAGGTCTAAGCACGGTTTAGTGTCGGGTACACTGCGTGGCTTAGCGCAATATTACAATTTGAATTTGAACGGGTTACAGTTTGTGTTTTTAATTATGGCCTTTTTTGGCGTGGGCATAATACTGTATTTTGTTTTATGGATTAGCATTCCCAGTTACTCCAAAAGAGATTTTTTATTAACTGAGCTGGCAAATAAAGAGCGCTAA
- a CDS encoding tetratricopeptide repeat-containing diguanylate cyclase produces MFLFITPIISAQSIVDNNQQSIENKLAKLEKTSPQQLDSAIEEWKKIYDSEFQQLSLANKAELLIIGSNMYLARGELAQGEIIYKQLTRLLTKITDLTLKAHATILEAKIAMDKGNSYKALDILTSLNLSISSADNTQLSFQYFSTIAFLHYRMAEYQLALSHYLKASELIPLMLKADQSYNVMELYNMLGLINLDIGKNEKGLNYIEKAIKLAQENGNNEMLAHLYINRGVYYRNTGDIDGWYKNTLSAYNLGVKIDYPIVELTALTNLTDYLIVSEQYKEAQESALLAIAKARQLNAKREEAMSIGNLGMSLFLQGLKNEGIIKVEEAIAIVKEIEFRQMESMMLNSLVDMYADIGNYKKAYNLLREQNLLENELFNKEREKALASMQNKLDLNEKDRINELLKRDLQLKNERLVSQELEQLLMLSLASIAIMALILILIFAMKIKEKNRKLSVKNSQLKLDSQKDPLTGLSNRRGFESFITRYNFAEENIPSTKHSDAILIMDIDHFKSVNDTYGHSAGDYVLKEIARILTMNIRDNEIVVRWGGEEFLMYFRDLNKQHISKVVNRLLKHISQSKFQFEQQTLNVTMSIGFIYSPFNDITGEKLDWEACIKLADEALYLSKHSGRNRATGVIESNDVTNNELRHTPLTDLVATNKINIIEITNKND; encoded by the coding sequence GTGTTTCTTTTTATAACACCCATTATTTCTGCTCAGTCGATAGTAGATAATAACCAACAAAGCATTGAAAATAAATTAGCAAAACTAGAAAAAACCTCACCACAACAGCTAGACTCTGCAATCGAAGAGTGGAAAAAAATATACGACAGTGAATTTCAACAATTAAGCCTAGCAAATAAAGCTGAGCTACTAATTATTGGCAGTAACATGTATTTAGCAAGAGGAGAGCTAGCGCAAGGCGAAATAATTTATAAGCAACTGACACGGCTGTTAACTAAAATTACAGATTTAACACTAAAAGCCCATGCAACAATTCTTGAAGCAAAAATCGCAATGGATAAAGGCAATAGTTATAAAGCATTAGATATTTTAACATCATTAAACCTTTCTATCTCTAGTGCCGACAACACTCAACTGAGCTTTCAATACTTTTCTACCATTGCTTTCCTTCATTATCGAATGGCCGAATATCAATTAGCATTGTCACATTACTTAAAAGCGAGTGAACTTATTCCTTTGATGCTTAAAGCGGATCAAAGCTATAACGTAATGGAACTCTATAATATGCTAGGCCTTATAAACTTAGATATAGGAAAAAATGAAAAGGGCCTTAATTATATTGAAAAAGCAATAAAGCTTGCACAAGAAAATGGCAACAATGAAATGCTTGCTCATTTATATATCAACCGAGGAGTTTACTACAGAAATACAGGAGATATCGACGGTTGGTATAAAAACACACTATCAGCGTATAACTTAGGTGTAAAAATTGATTACCCCATTGTTGAGCTAACGGCGCTTACCAACTTAACTGACTATCTTATTGTTTCAGAACAATATAAAGAAGCCCAAGAAAGTGCCCTATTAGCGATAGCAAAGGCTCGTCAACTTAATGCAAAAAGAGAAGAAGCAATGTCTATTGGAAACTTAGGTATGTCATTGTTTCTGCAAGGGTTAAAGAATGAAGGCATAATAAAAGTTGAAGAAGCTATTGCTATAGTTAAAGAAATTGAATTTCGTCAAATGGAATCTATGATGCTAAATAGCTTGGTTGATATGTATGCCGACATTGGTAATTATAAAAAAGCATATAACCTGCTAAGAGAGCAAAACTTACTAGAAAATGAACTATTTAACAAAGAACGCGAAAAAGCACTCGCTAGCATGCAAAACAAGCTCGATCTTAATGAAAAAGACAGAATTAACGAGTTACTAAAGCGTGACCTTCAGCTTAAAAATGAACGCCTAGTTTCACAAGAGCTAGAGCAACTCCTTATGCTAAGCTTAGCTAGCATCGCAATAATGGCATTAATACTTATTTTGATATTTGCCATGAAAATCAAAGAAAAAAACCGAAAACTTAGCGTTAAAAACAGCCAACTCAAATTAGACTCTCAAAAAGATCCATTAACAGGCTTAAGCAATCGAAGGGGGTTTGAATCATTTATAACACGCTATAACTTTGCTGAAGAAAACATACCGAGCACTAAACACTCCGACGCTATTTTGATAATGGATATCGATCATTTTAAATCAGTTAATGACACTTATGGTCATTCGGCTGGCGATTATGTACTTAAAGAAATTGCCCGCATTTTAACAATGAATATTCGAGATAATGAAATTGTAGTGCGTTGGGGAGGTGAGGAGTTTTTAATGTACTTTAGAGACCTTAACAAACAACACATTAGCAAAGTAGTTAACAGGCTACTTAAGCATATTTCACAGAGCAAGTTTCAATTTGAACAACAAACGCTTAATGTAACTATGTCAATTGGTTTTATCTATAGCCCGTTCAATGACATAACCGGTGAAAAGCTTGACTGGGAAGCTTGTATAAAACTAGCTGACGAAGCACTATATTTAAGTAAACATAGTGGCCGCAATAGGGCTACAGGTGTAATCGAATCAAATGATGTCACAAATAATGAACTAAGACATACACCATTAACTGACCTAGTCGCCACTAATAAAATTAACATTATTGAGATAACAAACAAAAATGACTAA